From a single Pseudomonas sp. A34-9 genomic region:
- a CDS encoding alpha/beta fold hydrolase: MLLLFVALAVFVAWSWLSYPAVGHWLYDLNMAIEAKLYKLHKIEVPITEMTVSTWQGGPYEAASAILMLHGYSADKNLWLRFSRHFVRQYRVIIPDLAGHGETGFKAGGGYDIPLQAKRMIQLLDVCGVEKVHVIGNSMGGYIAAWLAATYPDRIASVALIDPAGVTAPQASDMERHLARGHNPFLINSREEFRRFYAMTMESPPWVPNLVLDAIAQRYEQQRDELEEIFRDFRASPPMEPKLADIKCPALLLWGRKDRLIDVSSVPVWSKGIANLRVDVWDHVGHMPMVEQPGNTARLYREFLGSQR, encoded by the coding sequence ATGCTTTTGCTGTTTGTCGCCCTCGCGGTTTTCGTGGCCTGGAGCTGGTTGAGCTATCCGGCGGTCGGTCATTGGCTGTATGACCTGAACATGGCCATCGAGGCCAAGTTGTACAAATTGCACAAGATCGAAGTGCCGATTACCGAGATGACCGTCTCGACCTGGCAGGGCGGGCCGTATGAAGCGGCCAGCGCGATTCTGATGCTGCATGGCTACAGCGCCGACAAAAACCTGTGGCTGCGTTTTTCCCGGCACTTCGTGCGCCAGTATCGGGTGATCATCCCGGATCTGGCCGGTCATGGCGAAACCGGCTTCAAGGCCGGCGGCGGCTATGACATTCCGTTGCAGGCCAAGCGCATGATCCAGTTGCTCGACGTTTGCGGCGTGGAGAAAGTCCATGTGATCGGCAACTCGATGGGCGGCTACATCGCGGCGTGGCTGGCGGCGACTTATCCCGACCGGATCGCCTCGGTGGCGCTGATCGACCCGGCGGGCGTCACCGCGCCGCAGGCCAGCGACATGGAGCGGCATCTGGCACGCGGGCATAATCCGTTTCTGATCAATTCGCGGGAAGAGTTTCGGCGCTTTTATGCGATGACCATGGAATCGCCGCCGTGGGTGCCGAACCTGGTGCTTGACGCCATCGCCCAGCGCTACGAACAACAACGTGATGAACTGGAAGAGATCTTCCGCGATTTTCGCGCCAGCCCGCCGATGGAGCCGAAACTGGCCGACATCAAATGCCCGGCGCTGTTGCTCTGGGGGCGCAAGGATCGGCTGATCGACGTCAGCAGCGTTCCGGTGTGGAGCAAGGGCATCGCCAATTTGCGCGTGGATGTCTGGGATCACGTCGGGCATATGCCGATGGTCGAACAGCCGGGAAATACGGCGCGCCTGTATCGCGAGTTTTTGGGAAGCCAAAGATGA
- a CDS encoding NAD(P)/FAD-dependent oxidoreductase: MHTYKVLIIGSGFGGQCAAINLLKAGIDDFRLLERRDFFGGTWCQNTYPGAAVDVPSPLYSLSFAPYRWSQMFAGQAELQRYTEHVIEQFGLRERVELQANVERVEWDDTQKRWAVHTASKGTFYTQFLINATGPLSQPVIPHFPGQDRFQGKTFHTNNWDHSYDYRDKRVAIVGSGASAVQVIPAIAPQVEQLHVFQRTPHWVLPRADRQFGPLQRWLLGRKPAYKLLRWLIYWQFETRVIAFKYSKAAIHLVQQHALRFLKRQVPDPALQEKLTPDFTIGCKRVLVSSTYYPALSRANVTLHTREQGIASIDETGINTQDGQHIDVDLIVWSTGYDATDGVISYPVSGKNAVQLRDVWAQYPRAYLGTSLPDFPNLFIVTGPNTGIGHTSALFIIESQMNYILDCIRTVQAKGLRSIEVRPEAERTYTEMIHREMERTVWKSGGCHSWYQSKSGHVIAMFPGFSFSYHRLTRALKPADHILS, translated from the coding sequence ATGCACACCTATAAAGTGTTGATCATCGGCAGCGGTTTTGGCGGCCAATGTGCCGCGATCAACCTGCTCAAAGCCGGGATCGACGATTTTCGCCTGCTGGAGCGAAGGGACTTCTTTGGCGGCACCTGGTGCCAGAACACCTACCCCGGCGCGGCGGTGGACGTGCCGTCGCCGCTGTATTCGCTGTCGTTTGCGCCATACCGCTGGTCGCAGATGTTCGCCGGGCAGGCCGAACTGCAGCGCTACACCGAGCACGTGATCGAGCAGTTCGGTTTGCGCGAGCGCGTCGAGTTGCAAGCCAACGTCGAGCGCGTCGAATGGGATGACACACAAAAACGCTGGGCCGTGCACACCGCCAGCAAAGGCACCTTTTATACGCAGTTCCTGATCAACGCCACCGGGCCATTGAGCCAACCGGTCATCCCGCACTTTCCCGGCCAGGATCGCTTTCAAGGCAAGACTTTTCATACGAACAACTGGGATCACAGCTACGACTATCGCGATAAACGCGTGGCCATCGTCGGCAGCGGCGCGAGTGCGGTGCAAGTGATTCCGGCCATTGCGCCGCAGGTCGAGCAACTGCACGTGTTCCAGCGCACGCCACACTGGGTGCTGCCCCGCGCCGATCGCCAGTTCGGACCGCTGCAACGCTGGCTGCTCGGCCGCAAACCCGCGTACAAACTATTGCGCTGGCTGATTTACTGGCAGTTCGAAACGCGGGTTATCGCGTTCAAATACTCGAAAGCGGCGATTCACTTGGTCCAGCAGCACGCCCTGCGTTTTCTCAAACGCCAGGTGCCGGACCCGGCGCTGCAGGAGAAACTCACCCCGGACTTCACCATCGGCTGCAAACGGGTGCTGGTGTCCAGTACCTATTACCCGGCGCTGAGTCGTGCCAACGTCACCTTGCACACCCGCGAGCAAGGCATCGCGTCCATCGACGAAACCGGAATCAACACTCAGGACGGCCAGCATATCGATGTTGATCTGATTGTCTGGTCGACCGGTTACGACGCCACCGATGGCGTGATTTCCTACCCGGTCAGTGGAAAAAACGCCGTGCAACTCAGAGATGTCTGGGCGCAATACCCGCGCGCGTATCTGGGCACCAGCCTGCCGGACTTTCCCAACCTGTTTATCGTCACCGGCCCCAACACCGGCATCGGTCACACCTCGGCGCTGTTCATCATCGAATCGCAGATGAACTACATCCTCGACTGCATTCGTACCGTGCAGGCCAAGGGTCTGCGCAGCATCGAAGTGCGCCCCGAAGCGGAACGTACCTACACTGAGATGATTCACCGGGAAATGGAGCGCACGGTCTGGAAGTCCGGCGGCTGCCACAGTTGGTATCAAAGCAAGAGCGGTCATGTGATCGCGATGTTTCCCGGCTTCAGTTTCAGCTATCACCGCTTGACCCGGGCGCTGAAACCGGCCGACCACATTCTGTCCTGA